In a genomic window of [Empedobacter] haloabium:
- a CDS encoding TonB-dependent receptor yields MKLPKQFVSAPRVVCIALAAAFALPATALAQSISDEDDLSLVYGDNDSVSIASGTSMALRRAPGVATVITAADIAAMGATDLDQVLETVPGLHVNRSANNYTPLYVVRGIVSQFTPQLLVLQDGVPVTTAFTGNKGNLWGGYPVEHIARIEVMRGPASALYGSDAFSGVVNLITKGALDTPGTEVGVRAGSFRTRDGWVQHGGRLGPLAVAAYVRRGRGDGFRSVVEADAQSRNDALYGTRASLAPGSIDVGYSALDANLQLAWEHWTARVGYKLRDDLGTGAGIASALDPVGRQRSERITTGLTWADPQWRRDWGLGAAVNRQEYRQEIPVDFMLLPPGARLSTGTFPDGMRGGPDEFERILRLSAWADYAGWDNHHVRIGAGHDDLDMYRTHESRNFTYARNGLPVPLPGVVDFVATDPFVLPQRRKIDYVYVQDEWRFAKDWGVTAGVRHDRYSDFGGTTNPRVAVVWDASYDVTAKLLYGRAFRAPSFNESYGITNPVALGNPDLRPETNHTLEASFAWQAQADTQLNLTLFRYRMRDIIRTLPNRVAGTGATYANAGDQEGRGLELEGSWTLRRVRVVGNYAYQRSVDAATRRDAGYAPRHHVNARADWQAASTLLASGQLNWVGERQRAPGDARAPLDGYSTIDLTLATRRGRHGWNVAASVRNLFDSDVRQPSLAPGLALPHDLPMAPRSFTLQAVYSL; encoded by the coding sequence TTGAAGTTGCCCAAGCAGTTTGTCAGCGCCCCGCGCGTTGTTTGCATCGCCCTGGCGGCGGCGTTCGCGCTGCCCGCCACCGCGCTGGCCCAGTCCATCAGCGACGAGGACGACCTGTCGCTCGTCTACGGCGACAACGACAGCGTCAGCATCGCCAGCGGCACCAGCATGGCCTTACGGCGCGCGCCCGGCGTGGCCACCGTCATCACGGCGGCCGATATCGCGGCGATGGGCGCCACCGACCTCGATCAGGTACTGGAGACGGTGCCGGGCCTGCACGTCAACCGCAGCGCCAACAACTACACACCTTTATATGTGGTGCGCGGCATCGTCAGCCAGTTCACGCCGCAGCTCCTGGTGCTGCAGGACGGCGTGCCGGTGACGACGGCTTTCACCGGCAACAAGGGCAACCTGTGGGGCGGCTATCCGGTCGAGCACATCGCCCGCATCGAGGTGATGCGCGGCCCCGCTTCCGCGCTGTACGGCTCGGACGCGTTTTCCGGCGTCGTCAACCTGATCACCAAGGGTGCGCTCGATACGCCCGGCACCGAAGTGGGCGTGCGCGCCGGCTCGTTCCGCACGCGCGATGGCTGGGTCCAGCACGGCGGCCGCCTCGGTCCCCTCGCGGTGGCGGCCTATGTGCGGCGCGGCCGCGGCGACGGCTTCCGCTCGGTCGTCGAGGCGGACGCGCAGAGCCGCAACGACGCGCTGTACGGCACCCGCGCCAGCCTGGCGCCCGGTTCCATCGACGTCGGCTACAGCGCGCTGGATGCCAACCTGCAGCTGGCCTGGGAGCACTGGACCGCGCGGGTGGGCTACAAGCTGCGCGACGACCTCGGCACCGGCGCCGGCATCGCTTCCGCGCTCGACCCCGTCGGCAGGCAGCGCAGCGAGCGCATCACCACAGGCCTGACCTGGGCCGATCCGCAATGGCGGCGCGACTGGGGCCTGGGCGCGGCCGTCAACCGGCAGGAATACCGCCAGGAGATCCCCGTCGACTTCATGCTGCTGCCGCCCGGCGCGCGCCTGTCGACCGGCACGTTCCCGGATGGCATGCGCGGCGGACCGGACGAATTCGAACGCATCCTGCGCCTCTCGGCCTGGGCCGACTACGCCGGCTGGGACAACCATCACGTGCGCATCGGCGCCGGGCATGACGACCTCGACATGTACCGCACGCACGAGAGCCGCAATTTCACCTACGCCCGCAACGGCCTGCCCGTGCCGCTGCCTGGCGTGGTCGACTTCGTCGCCACCGATCCGTTCGTGCTGCCGCAGCGGCGCAAGATCGATTACGTCTACGTGCAGGACGAATGGCGCTTCGCCAAGGACTGGGGTGTCACGGCCGGGGTGCGCCACGACCGCTATTCCGACTTCGGCGGCACCACCAACCCGCGCGTGGCCGTCGTGTGGGACGCCAGCTACGACGTCACGGCCAAGCTGCTGTACGGGCGCGCGTTCCGGGCACCGTCGTTCAACGAAAGCTACGGCATCACCAACCCGGTCGCGCTGGGCAACCCGGACCTGCGGCCGGAAACGAACCACACGCTGGAAGCGTCGTTCGCGTGGCAGGCGCAGGCTGACACGCAGCTGAACCTGACGCTGTTCCGCTACCGCATGCGCGACATCATCCGCACCCTGCCGAACCGCGTGGCCGGCACCGGCGCGACGTATGCCAACGCGGGCGACCAGGAAGGCCGCGGCCTCGAGCTGGAAGGCAGCTGGACGCTGCGCCGCGTGCGCGTCGTCGGCAATTACGCCTACCAGCGCAGCGTCGACGCCGCCACCCGGCGCGACGCCGGCTACGCGCCGCGCCACCACGTCAACGCCCGCGCCGACTGGCAGGCCGCCAGCACGCTGCTGGCCAGCGGCCAGCTGAACTGGGTCGGCGAACGCCAGCGCGCCCCCGGCGACGCCCGCGCCCCACTGGACGGCTACAGCACCATCGACCTGACGCTGGCGACCCGGCGCGGGCGGCACGGCTGGAACGTGGCGGCCAGCGTGCGCAACCTGTTCGACAGCGACGTGCGCCAGCCCAGCCTGGCACCGGGCCTGGCGCTGCCGCACGACCTGCCGATGGCGCCGCGCTCGTTCACGCTGCAGGCGGTCTACTCGCTCTGA
- a CDS encoding EAL domain-containing protein, producing the protein MANMNEAARLDALRRLDLLDTPPSEAFDRITRMAARLFNLPIAAVSLTDSDRQWFKSRVGIEHWSIPRLRAPCATVSDNAATLVVPDLLKDEFFQHSHLAASGIRFYAGAPLTTHDGFCLGSMCVLGTEPRQVTEAEQAALADLAAMVMAQIELQHALGRIDPMSGLPNRNQLLEDFADLEKDRPAGERRLCVLVNLASAAQLANAARVMGSSYLDSMVGEAVRSFRAGVAHGQKMYHLGATQFAMLAPPGMEEIECVALVRQWLNAHDQWATSRFVTTPAVGIAPFVLGDLGCLDVLRIAHNAVEDAFATGDHISIYSAAQDDAYRRRFTLLNEFGRALEHPDQLRLVYQPRIDLRSGACVGAEALLRWTHPVLGEISPGEFMPVVEQTSMARPATAWVLDAALAQLRSWRADGIDLTLSVNVCAPNLLEADFADSILRRLARHGVPPGRLELELTETTAMENLGAVHGTLQALHEQGVRIAIDDFGTGYSSLSYLQSIPAHVIKIDQSFIRGVEHDERRRALVAAMKTLSHDLGHRVVAEGVETEAAHALVRAVGCDEAQGYLYARPLAPRDLAAWLAATPREACA; encoded by the coding sequence ATGGCAAACATGAACGAAGCAGCCCGGCTGGACGCGCTGCGCCGGCTCGACCTGCTGGACACCCCACCGAGCGAAGCCTTCGACCGCATCACGCGGATGGCGGCGCGCCTGTTCAACCTGCCCATCGCGGCCGTGTCGCTGACCGACAGCGACCGCCAGTGGTTCAAGTCGCGCGTCGGGATCGAGCACTGGTCGATCCCGCGGTTGCGCGCGCCCTGCGCCACGGTCAGCGACAATGCCGCGACGCTGGTCGTGCCCGACCTGCTGAAAGACGAATTTTTCCAGCACAGCCACCTGGCCGCCAGCGGCATCCGTTTCTACGCCGGTGCGCCGCTGACGACGCACGACGGCTTCTGCCTGGGTTCGATGTGCGTGCTGGGCACGGAACCGCGCCAGGTGACGGAAGCGGAGCAGGCGGCGCTGGCCGACCTGGCGGCGATGGTGATGGCGCAGATCGAGCTGCAGCATGCGCTGGGCCGGATCGACCCGATGAGCGGCCTGCCCAACCGCAACCAGCTGCTGGAGGATTTCGCCGACCTCGAGAAGGACCGTCCCGCCGGCGAACGGCGGCTGTGCGTGCTGGTGAACCTGGCCAGCGCGGCGCAGCTGGCGAACGCCGCACGGGTGATGGGCTCGTCCTACCTGGACAGCATGGTGGGCGAGGCGGTGCGCTCGTTCCGCGCCGGCGTCGCGCATGGCCAGAAGATGTACCACCTGGGCGCGACCCAGTTCGCCATGCTGGCGCCGCCCGGCATGGAGGAGATCGAATGCGTGGCGCTGGTGCGCCAGTGGCTCAACGCGCACGACCAGTGGGCCACGTCGCGCTTCGTCACCACGCCGGCGGTCGGCATCGCGCCGTTCGTGCTGGGCGACCTGGGCTGCCTGGACGTGCTGCGCATCGCCCACAACGCGGTCGAGGACGCGTTCGCGACCGGCGATCACATCAGCATCTATTCGGCCGCCCAGGACGACGCCTACCGCCGGCGCTTCACCTTGCTCAACGAATTCGGCCGCGCGCTCGAGCATCCCGACCAGCTGCGCCTGGTGTACCAGCCGCGCATCGACCTGCGCAGCGGTGCCTGCGTGGGCGCCGAGGCGTTGCTGCGCTGGACCCATCCGGTGCTGGGCGAGATCTCGCCGGGTGAATTCATGCCGGTCGTCGAGCAGACCTCGATGGCCCGGCCCGCCACCGCCTGGGTGCTCGATGCCGCGCTGGCGCAGCTGCGCAGCTGGCGCGCCGACGGCATCGACCTGACCTTGTCCGTCAACGTGTGCGCGCCGAACCTGCTGGAAGCCGACTTCGCCGACAGCATCCTGCGCCGGCTGGCGCGGCACGGCGTGCCGCCGGGGCGGCTGGAGCTGGAGCTGACCGAGACGACGGCGATGGAAAACCTGGGCGCGGTGCACGGCACCCTGCAGGCGCTGCACGAGCAGGGCGTGCGCATCGCCATCGACGATTTCGGCACCGGCTACAGCAGCCTGTCCTACCTGCAGTCGATTCCCGCGCACGTGATCAAGATCGACCAGAGCTTCATCCGCGGCGTCGAGCACGACGAGCGCCGCCGCGCGCTGGTGGCGGCGATGAAGACGCTGTCGCACGACCTCGGTCACCGCGTCGTGGCGGAAGGGGTGGAAACGGAAGCGGCCCATGCGCTGGTGCGGGCGGTCGGCTGCGACGAGGCGCAGGGCTACCTGTACGCCCGTCCGCTGGCACCGCGCGACCTGGCGGCGTGGCTGGCCGCCACGCCGCGGGAGGCATGCGCATGA
- a CDS encoding ABC transporter substrate binding protein — translation MIQRRFSPARLLGTLLAACALAGPAVASTSLAGAAAAAPATIELPGVPAQARQSVGALFDTIDGIGPALPWRDDIVPVTMAQLEDQLRRPDVRASIGKGTIAVLYPNVAQPFLAAFTSMIKGIEERTGLPVRSYAVDTRLDGGELNTMLRQAGTKVVIALGRQGLSATAGLDRDISVLVGGVLLLSDTDNVAGISLTPDPALLFARLHALLPDLKRVIVVYNPKNSEWLIRLAREAARAQGLELAAYVAADMARAAQLYPQLIAAADGRRDAVWLPHDATTVEENTILPLVLRETWNGGVPLFSSNVLHVKKGALFAMVPDNVEMGRTLASSALGMLAGAARGRTLAPSRTLQTAINLRTASHVGLQLGYQQQRSFDFVFPRP, via the coding sequence ATGATCCAAAGACGATTTTCCCCCGCGCGGCTGCTGGGCACGCTGCTGGCCGCCTGCGCGCTGGCCGGCCCGGCGGTCGCTTCCACGTCGCTGGCCGGTGCGGCCGCCGCCGCGCCCGCGACCATCGAGCTGCCCGGCGTCCCGGCCCAGGCGCGCCAGTCGGTCGGCGCGCTGTTCGACACCATCGACGGCATCGGCCCCGCCCTGCCGTGGCGCGACGACATCGTGCCCGTCACGATGGCCCAACTGGAAGACCAGCTGCGCCGGCCGGACGTGCGCGCCTCGATCGGCAAGGGCACGATCGCCGTGCTGTACCCGAACGTGGCACAGCCGTTCCTGGCCGCGTTTACGAGCATGATCAAGGGCATCGAGGAACGCACCGGCCTGCCCGTGCGCAGCTACGCGGTCGACACGCGCCTGGACGGCGGTGAGTTGAACACGATGCTGCGCCAGGCCGGTACCAAGGTCGTCATCGCGCTGGGGCGCCAGGGCCTGTCCGCGACGGCGGGCCTGGACCGCGACATTTCAGTCCTGGTCGGCGGCGTGCTGCTGCTGTCGGATACCGACAACGTGGCCGGCATCAGCCTGACGCCGGATCCGGCGCTGCTGTTCGCCCGCCTGCATGCCCTGCTGCCGGACCTGAAGCGCGTGATCGTCGTCTACAACCCGAAGAACAGCGAGTGGCTGATCCGCCTGGCGCGCGAGGCGGCCCGGGCCCAGGGCCTGGAGCTGGCCGCCTACGTGGCCGCCGACATGGCCCGCGCCGCCCAGCTGTATCCGCAGCTGATCGCCGCCGCCGACGGCCGCCGCGACGCGGTCTGGCTGCCGCACGACGCCACGACCGTCGAGGAAAACACGATCCTGCCGCTGGTGCTGCGCGAGACGTGGAACGGCGGCGTGCCGCTGTTCTCCAGCAACGTGCTGCACGTGAAGAAGGGGGCGCTGTTCGCGATGGTGCCGGACAACGTCGAGATGGGCCGCACCCTGGCCAGCTCCGCGCTGGGCATGCTGGCCGGCGCTGCGCGCGGGCGCACGCTGGCGCCGTCGCGCACGCTGCAGACGGCGATCAACCTGCGCACGGCCAGCCACGTCGGCCTGCAGCTGGGCTACCAGCAGCAGCGCAGCTTCGATTTCGTGTTCCCGCGACCGTGA
- a CDS encoding EAL domain-containing protein: MNVSVASRVDQALRRTGFGLQLSVIVSVAIIALALFSSLMNSMQASARMRDYFLGQGQRIADNFARQSTLALLFHSPENAREVVGSTLAFPDVTAVQISDAQHQVLLQQAHGGRWALQPDPRAAPTRATLLAENGDAWLFAAPVLGGQAEASPFDAQEHQPQLLGYVHVQVGKGTLNKLTWSLMLGNLGITLSFAVILLLLVRLLTRRMTEPLRALSNLMRRARRGEARLRADAAGPRELVDMAHTFNQMMTVLEQREEELKESRDAAVHMARIKAQFAATVSHEVRTPLNGVVGMLDMLKEMQLNERQRECVDVAWNASRTLIELINNILDFSKMEAGKLTLQESDFDVARLLADVVELLARSAQQKGVALGYDLAPGVPPAVHADALRLRQILINLLGNAVKFTERGEVMVRVAASEIHGTPGLRFEVRDTGIGMSEEVLRHLFESYVQPDPSTTRRYGGTGLGLAICRQLTALMGGDISVASSPGEGTTFVFTVRAAPASAQPALPAAAPPAALPAAPAQAFRVLVAEDNRTNQMVAAGMLSMNGCVCEFAADGRAAVAAVQRGRFDLILMDCSMPEMDGYEATAHIRAVEATLERHTPIVAMTANTQRGDAEKCLAAGMDDYLAKPITLVELRHKLERWLPRPASVPTGAAAAASDAAAATVLDRAVFDKLRDILGPALPQAVMPFLEDAPVYLAELEAAVARDDAATARARAHALKGAAGNLGASVLAALAQEAEQRAAGAPDAAVAPALAPLLAPLRAAHAAVAALLQAEVDAPAPDTELALAEQASVLVVDDDRSTRTTLRHTLQRDGFRVEEAADGAEALAMLPRCQPDVILMDAVMPVMDGFTACARLQELPGGRAIPVLMITALQDNSSVERAFAAGASDYIPKPIHYAVLSQRVRRIIEANRAEKRIRHLAYNDLLTGLPNRTLFFDLLGQGIAHAGAHETRLAVLFMDLDRFKYVNDNLGHDVGDRLLVAVAQRVRQAVRNVDTVARLGGDEFTVVLGDLDGPAAAASVAHNICRALEAPFQIDGHDIFVTSSVGIAMYPHDGLDVATLVKHADSAMYHAKRTNAGFKFYEAAMELSISHHVRLESDLRRALELGQLEVYYQPQMTVDGARIVAMEALLRWHHPERGMVPPGEFIALAEETGLINPLGDWVLRTACARLRRWLDQGLPPLRVAVNLSVRQLLQAGFAATVRDVLAETGLPPHLLELEITESTLMEHAQDTLAALHMLRELGVRLSIDDFGTGYSSLSYLKRFPVDIIKIDRSFVRDVPQDADDVAIVTAIIALAHSLRLEVVAEGVETEAQRAFLQALGCDLLQGYLLSAPVPAAQFEALVQRQFGRRDEAPRQLRA, translated from the coding sequence ATGAACGTCTCCGTCGCCAGCCGGGTCGACCAGGCCCTGCGCCGCACCGGCTTCGGCCTGCAGCTGTCCGTCATCGTTTCCGTCGCCATCATCGCCCTGGCGCTGTTCTCGTCGCTGATGAATTCGATGCAGGCCAGCGCGCGCATGCGCGACTACTTCCTGGGCCAGGGCCAGCGCATCGCCGACAACTTCGCCCGCCAGAGCACCCTGGCCCTGCTGTTCCACTCGCCGGAGAACGCGCGCGAGGTCGTCGGCAGCACCTTGGCCTTCCCGGACGTGACGGCGGTCCAGATCAGCGACGCGCAGCACCAGGTGCTGCTGCAGCAGGCGCACGGCGGGCGCTGGGCGTTGCAGCCCGATCCGCGGGCGGCGCCCACCCGCGCCACCCTGCTGGCCGAGAACGGCGACGCCTGGCTGTTCGCGGCGCCCGTGCTGGGCGGCCAGGCCGAGGCTTCGCCGTTCGACGCGCAGGAGCACCAGCCGCAATTGCTGGGCTATGTCCACGTCCAGGTCGGCAAGGGCACCCTGAACAAGCTGACGTGGTCCCTGATGCTGGGCAACCTGGGCATCACCTTGTCGTTCGCCGTGATCCTGCTGTTGCTGGTGCGGCTGCTGACGCGGCGCATGACCGAGCCGCTGCGCGCGCTGTCGAACCTGATGCGGCGCGCGCGGCGCGGCGAGGCGCGCCTGCGCGCCGATGCGGCCGGTCCGCGCGAGCTGGTCGACATGGCGCACACGTTCAACCAGATGATGACGGTGCTGGAGCAGCGCGAGGAGGAGCTGAAGGAATCGCGCGACGCCGCCGTCCACATGGCCCGCATCAAGGCGCAGTTCGCGGCCACCGTCAGCCACGAGGTGCGCACGCCGCTGAACGGCGTGGTCGGCATGCTGGACATGCTGAAGGAAATGCAGTTGAACGAGCGCCAGCGCGAATGCGTGGACGTGGCCTGGAACGCCTCGCGCACGCTGATTGAACTGATCAACAACATCCTCGACTTCTCCAAGATGGAGGCCGGCAAGCTGACCTTGCAGGAGAGCGATTTCGACGTGGCCCGCCTGCTGGCCGACGTGGTCGAGTTGCTGGCCCGCAGCGCGCAGCAAAAGGGCGTGGCGCTGGGCTACGACCTGGCGCCGGGCGTGCCGCCCGCCGTCCACGCCGATGCGCTGCGCCTGCGCCAGATCCTGATCAACCTGCTGGGCAACGCGGTCAAGTTCACCGAGCGCGGCGAGGTCATGGTACGGGTGGCCGCCAGCGAGATCCATGGCACGCCCGGCCTGCGCTTCGAGGTGCGCGACACCGGCATCGGCATGAGCGAAGAGGTGCTGCGCCACCTGTTCGAGTCGTATGTGCAGCCCGACCCGTCCACCACGCGGCGCTACGGCGGCACCGGGCTGGGCCTGGCCATCTGCCGCCAGCTGACGGCGCTGATGGGCGGCGACATCAGCGTCGCCAGCAGCCCCGGCGAAGGCACGACCTTCGTGTTTACGGTGCGGGCCGCGCCGGCCAGCGCGCAGCCCGCGCTGCCCGCGGCGGCGCCACCGGCCGCCCTGCCCGCCGCGCCGGCGCAGGCGTTCCGCGTGCTGGTGGCCGAGGACAACCGCACCAACCAGATGGTGGCGGCCGGCATGCTGTCGATGAACGGTTGCGTGTGCGAGTTCGCCGCCGACGGGCGCGCCGCCGTGGCCGCCGTGCAGCGCGGCCGCTTCGACCTGATCCTGATGGACTGCAGCATGCCCGAGATGGACGGCTACGAGGCCACGGCGCACATCCGCGCCGTCGAGGCAACGCTGGAACGGCATACGCCGATCGTCGCGATGACGGCCAATACCCAGCGCGGCGACGCCGAGAAATGCCTGGCCGCCGGCATGGACGACTACCTGGCCAAGCCGATCACGCTGGTCGAGTTGCGCCACAAGCTGGAGCGCTGGCTGCCACGTCCGGCCAGCGTGCCGACCGGCGCGGCAGCGGCCGCCAGCGATGCCGCGGCCGCCACGGTGCTCGACCGCGCAGTGTTCGACAAGCTGCGCGACATCCTGGGCCCGGCCCTGCCGCAGGCCGTCATGCCCTTCCTGGAGGACGCCCCCGTCTACCTGGCGGAGCTGGAAGCGGCCGTGGCCCGGGACGACGCCGCCACCGCGCGCGCCCGGGCCCACGCGCTGAAAGGCGCGGCCGGCAACCTGGGCGCCAGCGTGCTGGCCGCGCTGGCGCAGGAGGCGGAGCAGCGCGCCGCCGGCGCGCCCGACGCGGCCGTCGCGCCGGCGCTGGCACCGCTGCTCGCGCCGCTGCGCGCGGCCCACGCGGCCGTGGCCGCGCTGCTGCAGGCGGAGGTGGACGCGCCCGCGCCCGACACGGAACTGGCGCTGGCCGAGCAGGCCAGCGTGCTGGTGGTGGACGACGACCGCAGCACCCGCACCACCTTGCGCCACACCTTGCAGCGTGACGGCTTCCGCGTCGAGGAAGCGGCCGACGGCGCCGAAGCGCTGGCGATGCTGCCGCGCTGCCAGCCGGACGTGATCCTGATGGACGCCGTGATGCCGGTGATGGACGGCTTCACGGCCTGCGCGCGGCTGCAGGAACTGCCGGGCGGACGCGCGATTCCCGTGCTGATGATCACGGCGCTGCAGGACAACAGCTCGGTCGAGCGCGCGTTCGCGGCCGGGGCCAGCGACTACATTCCGAAACCGATCCACTACGCCGTGCTGTCGCAGCGGGTGCGCCGCATTATCGAGGCCAACCGGGCCGAGAAGCGCATCCGCCACCTGGCTTATAACGACCTGCTGACCGGCCTGCCGAACCGCACATTGTTCTTCGACCTGCTGGGCCAGGGCATCGCCCACGCCGGCGCCCATGAGACCCGGCTGGCGGTGCTGTTCATGGACCTGGACCGCTTCAAGTACGTCAACGACAACCTGGGCCACGACGTGGGCGACCGCCTGCTGGTGGCCGTGGCGCAGCGCGTGCGCCAGGCGGTGCGCAACGTGGACACGGTGGCGCGCCTGGGCGGGGACGAATTCACCGTCGTGCTGGGCGACCTGGACGGCCCGGCCGCGGCGGCCAGCGTGGCCCACAACATCTGCCGCGCGCTGGAAGCGCCGTTCCAGATCGACGGCCACGACATCTTCGTCACCAGCAGCGTCGGCATCGCCATGTATCCGCACGACGGCCTGGACGTGGCCACACTGGTCAAGCATGCCGACAGCGCGATGTACCACGCCAAGCGCACCAACGCCGGCTTCAAGTTCTACGAGGCGGCGATGGAGCTGTCGATCTCCCACCACGTGCGCCTCGAGAGCGACCTGCGGCGGGCGCTGGAGCTGGGCCAGCTGGAGGTGTACTACCAGCCGCAGATGACGGTGGACGGCGCGCGCATCGTGGCGATGGAAGCGCTGCTGCGCTGGCACCATCCGGAGCGCGGCATGGTGCCACCGGGCGAGTTCATCGCGCTGGCCGAGGAGACGGGCCTGATCAATCCGCTTGGCGACTGGGTGCTGCGCACGGCCTGCGCGCGCCTGCGGCGCTGGCTGGACCAGGGCCTGCCGCCGCTGCGCGTGGCCGTCAACCTGTCGGTGCGCCAGCTGCTGCAGGCCGGCTTCGCGGCCACGGTGCGCGACGTGCTGGCCGAGACCGGGCTGCCGCCGCACTTGCTGGAGCTGGAGATCACGGAAAGCACCTTGATGGAGCATGCGCAGGACACGCTGGCGGCGCTGCACATGCTGCGCGAACTGGGCGTGCGGCTGTCGATCGACGACTTCGGCACGGGTTACTCGTCGCTGTCCTACCTGAAGCGCTTCCCGGTCGACATCATCAAGATTGACCGCTCGTTCGTGCGCGACGTGCCGCAGGACGCCGACGACGTGGCCATCGTCACCGCCATCATCGCGCTGGCGCACAGTCTGCGGCTGGAAGTGGTGGCCGAGGGCGTCGAGACCGAGGCGCAGCGGGCCTTCCTGCAGGCGCTGGGCTGCGACCTGCTGCAGGGCTACCTGCTCAGCGCACCGGTGCCGGCGGCCCAGTTCGAGGCGCTGGTGCAGCGCCAGTTCGGCCGGCGCGACGAGGCGCCGCGCCAGCTGCGCGCCTAG
- a CDS encoding 2-hydroxyacid dehydrogenase gives MKLAMFSSQPYDRRFFEEARVARSDAVEIHYHETTLNAETAVLAQGCAAVCVFVNDVLDAATLEVLDGLGVKALLLRCAGFNNVDLATAARYGMFAARVPAYSPEAVAEHALAMIQTLNRHTHRAWARVREGNFALEGLLGMTLHGKTVGIVGTGKIGLATARILKGFGCRVLGHDPYPSPAFAPLGTQVPLAQLLAESDIVSLHCPLTDETRHMINAATLAAMKPGAMLVNTSRGGLIDTVAVIAALKSRQLGALAIDVYEQESALFFHDHSGDIIDDDLFGRLVTFPNVLITGHQGFFTIEALREIASITFDNLDCFRRGGVCANLLPAL, from the coding sequence ATGAAGCTGGCCATGTTCAGCAGCCAGCCGTACGACCGCCGCTTCTTCGAAGAGGCCCGTGTCGCGCGCAGCGACGCGGTGGAGATCCACTATCACGAGACGACCCTGAACGCGGAGACGGCCGTGCTGGCGCAAGGGTGCGCGGCCGTCTGCGTGTTCGTCAACGACGTGCTGGACGCGGCCACGCTGGAAGTCCTGGACGGCCTGGGCGTCAAGGCGCTGCTGCTGCGCTGCGCCGGCTTCAACAACGTCGACCTGGCGACCGCCGCCCGCTATGGCATGTTCGCCGCGCGCGTGCCGGCGTATTCGCCGGAAGCGGTGGCGGAACACGCGCTGGCGATGATCCAGACCCTGAACCGGCACACCCATCGCGCCTGGGCGCGCGTGCGCGAGGGAAATTTTGCGCTGGAAGGTCTGCTGGGCATGACACTGCACGGCAAGACGGTCGGCATCGTCGGCACCGGCAAGATCGGCCTGGCCACCGCGCGCATCCTGAAAGGCTTCGGCTGCCGCGTGCTGGGTCACGATCCATACCCGTCGCCGGCATTCGCGCCGCTGGGCACGCAGGTGCCGCTGGCGCAGCTGCTGGCCGAATCGGACATCGTGTCGCTGCACTGTCCGCTGACGGACGAGACCCGGCACATGATCAATGCCGCCACGCTGGCCGCGATGAAGCCGGGCGCCATGCTGGTCAACACGTCGCGCGGCGGCCTGATCGACACGGTGGCCGTCATCGCCGCCCTGAAGTCACGCCAGCTGGGCGCGCTCGCCATCGACGTTTACGAGCAGGAAAGCGCGCTGTTCTTCCACGACCATTCCGGCGACATCATCGACGACGACCTGTTCGGCCGCCTCGTCACGTTCCCGAACGTGCTGATCACGGGCCACCAGGGCTTCTTCACGATCGAGGCGCTGCGCGAGATCGCCAGCATCACCTTCGACAACCTGGACTGCTTCCGGCGCGGCGGGGTGTGTGCCAACCTGTTGCCGGCGTTGTAA
- a CDS encoding SDR family oxidoreductase: protein MHIDLTGKTAIVTGSTRGIGHAIAVGLARAGATVVITGRKQADVDAALARLAEAVPGARARGHAVDLSGAAGFAQLKAAEPECDILVNNVGIFGPQPFAEIADSEWTRFFEVNVMSGVRASRAWLPGMQQRNWGRIVFISSESAINIPADMIHYGFTKTANLAVARGLAKSLAGTGITVNSVLPGPTLSEGVQEMVAPGESAEVALERANAFVRQHRASSILQRVALPEEVANMVVYVCSPQASATTGAALRVDGGTADTI, encoded by the coding sequence ATGCACATCGACCTGACCGGCAAGACCGCCATCGTCACCGGTTCCACCCGCGGCATAGGCCATGCCATCGCAGTGGGGCTGGCGCGGGCCGGCGCCACCGTCGTGATCACGGGCCGCAAGCAGGCCGACGTCGATGCCGCGCTGGCGCGGCTGGCCGAAGCGGTGCCCGGCGCGCGCGCCCGCGGCCATGCCGTCGACCTGAGCGGCGCGGCCGGTTTCGCGCAGCTCAAGGCGGCCGAGCCCGAGTGCGACATCCTCGTCAACAACGTCGGCATCTTCGGCCCGCAGCCGTTCGCCGAGATTGCCGACAGCGAGTGGACGCGCTTCTTCGAGGTCAACGTGATGTCCGGGGTACGCGCCAGCCGCGCCTGGCTGCCCGGCATGCAACAGCGCAACTGGGGCCGCATCGTCTTCATCTCGTCCGAATCGGCCATCAACATCCCGGCCGACATGATCCACTACGGCTTCACCAAGACGGCCAACCTGGCCGTGGCACGCGGGCTGGCCAAGAGCCTGGCCGGTACCGGCATCACCGTCAACAGCGTGCTGCCGGGCCCCACCTTGTCCGAAGGCGTGCAGGAGATGGTGGCGCCGGGCGAAAGCGCCGAGGTGGCGCTGGAGCGGGCCAACGCCTTCGTGCGCCAGCACCGCGCCAGCTCCATCCTGCAGCGGGTCGCGCTGCCGGAGGAGGTGGCGAACATGGTCGTCTACGTCTGCTCGCCGCAGGCCTCCGCCACCACGGGCGCGGCGCTGCGGGTGGACGGCGGCACGGCCGACACGATTTGA